The Achromobacter pestifer genome includes a region encoding these proteins:
- the dsbD gene encoding protein-disulfide reductase DsbD: MLQLAGFGALRRESRASRAFFRQWLALLAMMLLLLGWQAAARAEAEFLEPEKAFAFSAEMVAPETLELRYRVAPGYYMYRERFGITISPIGAATLGEAVYPKGEVKYDPTFEKDMEVFHQDVVIRVPVAAGGQPFTLTLTAQGCADAGLCYPPMDSSVKLTPVAGGYAVAGPGGSPAAASGASGGLGALVNAGDTGLADALSGLGWVKTAGVFLVLGLLLAFTPCVLPMIPILSSIVVGGAAQAKPSRGRGLALAATYVLGMSVVYTALGVAAGLSGAGLAAWLQTPWILTLFAILLAVLALAMFDAFTFQMPAGIQGWLSQRSARIPGGRYTGALVMGALSALIVGPCVAAPLAGALLYISQTGDVVLGGSALFAMAWGMGVPLLIVGASSGALLPKAGPWMDGVKRLFGMLLLATAWWMLIPVVPTWVQMTGWAFLAVVAAVMLRAFDALPQGAGAARMFGKGLGLLLALAAAAWLIGAASGGRDVLQPLSHLAARGAAPAGVAASSGEVHFQRVRNNAELDALLAQSRQPVMLDFYADWCVSCREMERFTFTDPGVAQRMSGMLLVQADVTANNADDRALLKRFRLFGPPGIMFFEPGGKELPDARVVGFQDAKRFTESLDKVLLR, translated from the coding sequence ATGTTGCAACTAGCCGGTTTCGGCGCGCTTCGGCGCGAGTCCCGCGCGTCGCGCGCCTTCTTCAGGCAGTGGTTGGCCTTGCTGGCCATGATGCTGCTGTTGCTGGGCTGGCAAGCCGCTGCGCGCGCCGAGGCCGAGTTCCTGGAGCCCGAGAAGGCCTTCGCTTTCAGCGCCGAGATGGTGGCGCCTGAAACGCTGGAACTGCGCTATCGCGTTGCGCCCGGCTACTACATGTACCGCGAGCGCTTCGGCATCACCATCAGTCCCATCGGCGCCGCCACGCTGGGCGAAGCTGTCTATCCCAAGGGCGAGGTCAAGTACGACCCGACCTTCGAGAAGGACATGGAAGTCTTCCACCAGGACGTGGTGATACGCGTGCCGGTGGCCGCGGGCGGACAACCCTTCACCCTGACACTGACCGCGCAAGGCTGTGCGGATGCGGGGCTGTGCTACCCGCCCATGGACAGCAGCGTGAAGCTCACCCCAGTGGCTGGCGGCTATGCCGTGGCCGGACCGGGTGGCAGCCCGGCAGCCGCGTCTGGTGCGTCAGGCGGGCTCGGCGCGCTGGTCAATGCCGGCGATACCGGCTTGGCGGACGCCCTGAGCGGACTGGGCTGGGTCAAGACCGCGGGCGTATTCCTGGTGCTGGGCCTGCTGCTGGCCTTCACGCCCTGCGTGCTGCCCATGATTCCCATCCTGTCGTCCATCGTGGTGGGCGGCGCGGCGCAGGCCAAGCCGTCGCGCGGCCGCGGCCTGGCGCTGGCGGCGACCTACGTGCTGGGCATGTCCGTGGTCTACACCGCGCTGGGCGTGGCAGCGGGGCTGAGCGGCGCGGGGCTCGCCGCCTGGCTGCAGACGCCGTGGATCCTTACCCTGTTCGCCATCCTGCTGGCCGTGCTGGCGCTGGCCATGTTCGACGCCTTTACGTTCCAGATGCCAGCGGGCATCCAGGGCTGGCTGTCACAACGCTCGGCGCGCATCCCCGGCGGGCGTTACACCGGCGCGCTGGTGATGGGCGCCTTGTCGGCCTTGATCGTCGGCCCCTGCGTGGCGGCGCCATTGGCGGGCGCGCTGCTGTATATCTCGCAGACCGGCGACGTGGTGTTGGGCGGATCGGCGCTGTTCGCAATGGCGTGGGGCATGGGCGTGCCGCTGTTGATCGTGGGTGCGTCCTCGGGCGCCTTGCTGCCCAAGGCCGGGCCTTGGATGGACGGCGTGAAGCGTTTGTTCGGCATGCTGTTGCTGGCTACGGCCTGGTGGATGCTGATACCGGTGGTACCGACCTGGGTGCAGATGACGGGCTGGGCCTTCCTGGCCGTGGTTGCCGCCGTGATGCTGCGGGCCTTCGATGCCCTGCCGCAAGGCGCGGGCGCGGCGCGCATGTTCGGCAAGGGCCTGGGCCTGTTGCTGGCGCTGGCGGCCGCGGCCTGGCTCATCGGCGCGGCCAGCGGCGGCCGTGACGTGTTGCAGCCGCTGTCGCATTTGGCGGCGCGCGGCGCTGCGCCCGCCGGCGTGGCGGCCAGCAGCGGCGAAGTGCATTTCCAGCGCGTGCGCAACAACGCCGAACTGGACGCCTTGCTGGCGCAAAGCCGTCAGCCGGTGATGCTGGATTTCTACGCCGACTGGTGCGTGTCGTGCCGCGAGATGGAGCGCTTCACCTTTACCGATCCGGGTGTCGCGCAGCGCATGTCGGGCATGCTGCTGGTGCAGGCCGACGTGACCGCGAACAACGCCGACGACCGCGCGTTGCTCAAGCGCTTCCGCCTGTTCGGCCCGCCGGGCATCATGTTCTTCGAACCGGGCGGCAAGGAGCTGCCCGACGCTCGCGTGGTGGGCTTCCAGGACGCCAAGCGCTTCACCGAATCGCTGGACAAGGTGTTGCTGCGTTGA
- the cutA gene encoding divalent-cation tolerance protein CutA, translating into MLRDDDVVLVISNAPDLLLAKRIAHVLVEDGLAACVNLGAPGLSIYMWKGEVEGAEEIPIHIKTTYARHQAVVQALAQMHPYDVPEIIVLPVIGGAAPYLDWVREQTAVTQNKRD; encoded by the coding sequence ATGTTGCGAGATGACGACGTTGTGCTGGTCATCAGCAATGCGCCCGACCTGCTGCTGGCCAAGCGGATTGCGCATGTTCTGGTCGAAGACGGCTTGGCCGCCTGCGTGAACCTTGGCGCACCGGGCCTGTCCATCTACATGTGGAAAGGAGAAGTCGAAGGGGCGGAGGAAATCCCCATCCACATCAAGACCACCTACGCGCGCCATCAGGCTGTAGTGCAGGCCCTGGCGCAGATGCATCCCTACGATGTGCCCGAGATCATCGTGCTGCCCGTCATCGGCGGCGCGGCGCCCTATCTGGACTGGGTGCGTGAGCAGACGGCCGTCACGCAGAACAAGAGAGACTGA
- a CDS encoding HIT family protein, whose product MSDNCLFCRIARHEIPAHVVHEDERLLAFLDIHPVRPGHVLIIPKQHYPYYEDMPADLAGSILNLGQKLGRHMKRLYDVERVGFAFTGIHVAHAHAHVIPMHHPQDVTSTQYIEQQDLTFKMPPQPAAEALAATAAQLRNELHAS is encoded by the coding sequence ATGTCCGATAACTGCCTGTTCTGCCGCATCGCCCGCCACGAAATCCCCGCGCACGTGGTCCACGAGGACGAACGCCTGCTGGCCTTTCTCGATATCCACCCGGTGCGCCCCGGGCACGTGCTCATCATCCCGAAGCAGCACTATCCCTATTACGAGGACATGCCGGCCGATCTGGCGGGCAGCATCCTCAACCTGGGCCAGAAGCTCGGGCGCCACATGAAGCGCCTGTACGACGTGGAGCGCGTGGGCTTCGCCTTCACGGGCATCCACGTGGCGCATGCGCACGCCCACGTCATCCCCATGCATCACCCGCAGGACGTCACGTCCACCCAGTACATCGAGCAGCAGGACCTGACTTTCAAGATGCCGCCTCAGCCCGCCGCCGAAGCGCTGGCCGCGACCGCCGCGCAATTGCGCAACGAACTGCACGCCTCATAA
- the rpsK gene encoding 30S ribosomal protein S11: protein MAKASTSGASRVRKKVKKNVSDGIAHVHASFNNTIITITDRQGNALSWATSGGAGFKGSRKSTPFAAQVAAETAGRVALEYGIKTLEVRIKGPGPGRESSVRALNALGIKISSIADITPVPHNGCRPPKRRRI, encoded by the coding sequence ATGGCGAAAGCTTCCACCAGCGGCGCTTCGCGCGTGCGCAAAAAGGTCAAGAAGAACGTCTCGGACGGCATCGCGCACGTTCACGCTTCGTTCAACAACACCATCATCACCATCACCGATCGTCAGGGCAACGCGCTGTCGTGGGCCACGTCGGGCGGTGCTGGTTTCAAGGGCTCGCGCAAGTCGACCCCGTTCGCCGCGCAGGTCGCTGCTGAAACGGCTGGCCGCGTCGCGCTGGAGTACGGCATCAAGACGCTGGAAGTGCGTATCAAGGGCCCCGGTCCTGGTCGCGAATCGTCGGTCCGCGCTCTGAACGCGCTGGGCATCAAGATTTCGTCCATCGCCGACATCACGCCCGTTCCGCACAACGGCTGCCGTCCGCCGAAGCGTCGTCGTATCTAA
- the rpmJ gene encoding 50S ribosomal protein L36 translates to MKVMASVKRICRNCKVIKRHGVVRVICTDPRHKQRQG, encoded by the coding sequence ATGAAAGTAATGGCATCGGTTAAGCGGATCTGCCGCAACTGCAAAGTTATCAAACGTCACGGCGTGGTGCGCGTTATCTGCACCGACCCGCGTCATAAGCAGCGTCAAGGCTAA
- a CDS encoding FAD-dependent oxidoreductase, whose translation MAAAITAASAGLKVLIVEKEPRFGGSTARSGGWLWIPGTSLAKVQGIHETPDEGRAYLRHEAGDSYNAERVDAFLEHGPRAVDFFTSNTEVQFDMPLVFPDYHAEAPGGKQGGRSMVARPYDGRKLGAHVRDLAPALPELTVFGMMLGSGKEIVHFMRATRSLASAWYVAKRLTRHFLDVAKHGRGMTLTNGNALAGRLAASAFKLGVPLWLNAPARSLIIEDGAVRGAVVQRDGATVRVRAARAVVLASGGFPYDIERRKQLYAHAPNGTEHYSPSPTGNSGDGLRLAESAGGQVNTALPNAAAWVPVSVVTRKDGSPGYMPHFIDRAKPGVIAVTRNGRRFTNEGSSYHDFVQEMVRACGGQGETCAWLICDHKALRKYGLGSVAPFPLPIKRYLDTGYLTRGASVAELAQKTGIDAGSLRQTVEAYNREAALGRDPQFGKGSKAYNRYQGDALHGPNPCVAPIVKGPYYAIKVMIGDIGTFAGLKVDGQGRALNELGVVIPGLYAVGNDACSIMGGNYPGAGITLGPALTFGYIAGQSIAATGKAAARIPAAGAPAADVPASDASAQAAA comes from the coding sequence ATGGCCGCCGCAATCACCGCGGCCAGCGCCGGCCTGAAGGTCCTTATCGTTGAAAAAGAGCCGCGATTCGGCGGCTCCACCGCGCGTTCGGGCGGCTGGCTGTGGATTCCAGGCACGTCGCTGGCCAAGGTGCAGGGCATCCATGAAACGCCGGACGAAGGCCGCGCCTATCTGCGCCACGAAGCCGGCGACAGCTACAACGCCGAACGCGTGGACGCGTTTCTGGAGCATGGTCCGCGCGCCGTGGATTTCTTCACGTCGAACACCGAAGTGCAGTTCGACATGCCACTGGTGTTCCCCGACTATCACGCGGAAGCGCCCGGCGGAAAGCAGGGCGGGCGTTCGATGGTGGCGCGGCCGTACGACGGCCGCAAGCTCGGCGCCCACGTCAGGGACCTGGCGCCGGCGCTGCCGGAACTGACCGTGTTCGGCATGATGCTGGGCTCGGGCAAGGAGATCGTGCACTTCATGCGCGCCACGCGCTCGCTGGCTTCGGCCTGGTATGTGGCCAAGCGCCTGACACGGCATTTCCTGGACGTGGCCAAGCATGGGCGCGGCATGACATTGACCAACGGCAATGCGCTGGCGGGCCGGCTGGCTGCCTCCGCATTCAAGCTGGGCGTGCCCCTGTGGCTGAATGCACCGGCCAGGTCGCTCATCATCGAAGACGGCGCCGTGCGCGGCGCGGTGGTGCAGCGCGATGGCGCGACCGTGCGCGTGCGCGCCGCGCGCGCCGTGGTGCTGGCTTCCGGCGGCTTTCCCTATGACATCGAACGCCGCAAGCAGCTGTATGCGCACGCGCCCAATGGCACGGAACACTATTCGCCATCACCCACGGGCAACAGCGGAGACGGGCTGCGCCTGGCCGAGAGCGCGGGCGGCCAGGTCAACACCGCCTTGCCCAATGCCGCCGCATGGGTGCCGGTGTCCGTGGTGACGCGCAAGGATGGCAGTCCGGGCTACATGCCGCACTTCATCGACCGCGCCAAGCCGGGCGTCATCGCCGTCACGCGCAATGGCCGCCGCTTCACCAACGAAGGCAGTTCGTACCATGACTTCGTGCAGGAGATGGTGCGCGCATGCGGGGGGCAGGGCGAAACCTGCGCTTGGCTGATCTGCGACCACAAGGCCCTGCGCAAGTACGGCCTGGGCAGCGTTGCGCCGTTCCCGTTGCCCATCAAGCGCTACCTGGACACGGGCTATCTGACGCGCGGCGCGTCGGTGGCGGAACTGGCGCAGAAGACCGGCATCGATGCCGGCAGCCTGCGCCAGACGGTCGAAGCGTACAACCGCGAGGCCGCGCTGGGACGTGATCCGCAGTTCGGCAAGGGCAGCAAGGCCTACAACCGCTATCAAGGCGACGCGCTGCACGGCCCGAATCCCTGCGTGGCGCCCATCGTGAAGGGGCCGTACTACGCGATCAAGGTCATGATCGGCGACATCGGCACCTTCGCCGGCCTGAAGGTCGACGGCCAGGGCCGCGCATTGAACGAACTCGGCGTTGTCATTCCCGGCCTGTATGCGGTGGGCAACGATGCCTGCAGCATCATGGGCGGCAACTATCCCGGCGCTGGCATCACTCTGGGCCCGGCGCTGACCTTCGGCTACATCGCGGGCCAGAGCATCGCCGCCACCGGCAAGGCCGCGGCGCGCATACCGGCCGCGGGCGCACCGGCCGCGGACGTGCCGGCTTCGGACGCTTCCGCGCAGGCGGCCGCATGA
- the rpsM gene encoding 30S ribosomal protein S13, with amino-acid sequence MARIAGINIPPQQHAEIGLTAIFGIGRTRARKICEAANVPFDKKVKDLNDAELERVREHVGLFTVEGDLRREVQLSIKRLIDLGTYRGMRHKRGLPVRGQRTRTNARTRKGPRRAAASLKK; translated from the coding sequence ATGGCCCGTATTGCTGGCATTAACATCCCGCCGCAACAGCACGCCGAGATCGGACTGACCGCCATTTTTGGCATTGGTCGTACGCGCGCTCGCAAGATTTGCGAAGCGGCAAACGTACCCTTTGACAAGAAGGTCAAGGATCTGAACGACGCTGAATTGGAACGCGTCCGCGAACATGTTGGTCTGTTCACGGTTGAAGGCGACCTGCGTCGTGAAGTACAGCTCTCGATCAAGCGTTTGATCGACCTGGGAACCTACCGCGGTATGCGTCACAAGCGCGGTTTGCCCGTGCGCGGCCAGCGCACTCGCACCAACGCCCGGACCCGCAAGGGCCCGCGTCGTGCTGCTGCGTCCCTGAAGAAATAA
- a CDS encoding ABC transporter substrate-binding protein: MKATGIFSTLSKAAVLCALAVGAQAYAQDIKIGFNGDLSASPSAQSGQAAVLGLRTAIDDINANGGLLGRKLVLVVRDDLSQPPKSIQNMADLIDNEKVVAIVGPTNSGNALAWKHIPNQKKIPVMGAIGSGTDITKPMRAGADNYMFRVGMVDREQVDGVIGYLKKNPKVKNVGFMIETTGYGQSALKDLEEVGAAQGIKAVAVEKFGVADTDMTSQLNKLKAAGVDTVVIWAQSTPIAHVFRSMEKINWFPLTLTSWAADNIAFYDTAGKTLSEKPFFLRTITDNRTSAQQKLYDRVSAKMTSPTAFGFLAHAYDGMNLLGMAIKQANSTDGDKVRMALENLDGTYEGAMKTYTKPFSATVHDALLVSDYKWAHWQDGKLVPYADDVTVAVAK, translated from the coding sequence ATGAAAGCAACGGGGATTTTTTCCACCTTGTCCAAGGCGGCCGTCTTGTGCGCGCTGGCGGTTGGCGCGCAGGCCTATGCCCAGGACATCAAGATCGGCTTCAACGGCGATCTGTCGGCCTCGCCGTCCGCGCAAAGCGGGCAGGCCGCGGTGCTGGGCCTGCGCACGGCCATCGACGACATCAACGCCAATGGCGGCCTGCTCGGGCGCAAGCTGGTGCTGGTGGTGCGCGATGACCTGTCGCAGCCGCCCAAGTCGATCCAGAATATGGCGGACCTGATCGACAACGAAAAGGTCGTGGCCATCGTCGGTCCCACCAACTCGGGCAACGCGCTGGCCTGGAAACACATCCCGAACCAGAAGAAGATCCCGGTCATGGGCGCCATCGGGTCGGGCACCGACATCACCAAGCCCATGCGCGCAGGCGCGGACAACTACATGTTCCGCGTCGGCATGGTGGACCGCGAACAGGTGGACGGCGTGATCGGCTACCTGAAGAAGAATCCCAAGGTCAAGAACGTGGGCTTCATGATCGAGACCACCGGATATGGCCAGAGCGCGCTCAAGGACCTTGAGGAAGTGGGCGCGGCGCAGGGCATCAAGGCCGTCGCGGTCGAGAAGTTCGGCGTGGCCGACACCGACATGACCTCGCAGCTGAACAAGCTCAAGGCGGCGGGCGTGGACACGGTGGTGATCTGGGCGCAGAGCACGCCGATTGCCCACGTGTTCCGCAGCATGGAGAAGATCAACTGGTTCCCGTTGACGCTGACCTCGTGGGCGGCGGACAACATCGCCTTTTACGACACGGCGGGCAAGACGCTGTCGGAGAAGCCTTTCTTCCTGCGCACCATCACCGACAACCGTACGTCGGCGCAGCAGAAGCTGTATGACCGGGTGTCGGCCAAGATGACTTCGCCCACCGCGTTTGGCTTCCTGGCGCACGCCTACGACGGCATGAACCTGCTGGGCATGGCGATCAAGCAGGCGAACTCCACCGATGGCGACAAGGTGCGTATGGCGCTGGAGAACCTGGATGGCACCTACGAAGGCGCGATGAAGACCTACACCAAGCCGTTCTCGGCCACGGTGCATGACGCGCTGCTGGTAAGCGACTACAAGTGGGCGCACTGGCAGGACGGCAAGCTGGTTCCCTACGCGGATGACGTGACCGTCGCCGTTGCCAAGTAG
- a CDS encoding DNA-directed RNA polymerase subunit alpha: protein MSTQGFLKPRSIEVEPVGTHHAKIVMEPFERGYGHTLGNALRRILLSSMTGYAPTEVQMTGVVHEYSTIPGVREDVVDILLNLKGVVFKLHNRDEVTLVLRKTGAGTVLASDIELPHDVEIINPGHAICNLTDAGKLEMQIKVEKGRGYVPGNVRALSEDRTHTIGRIVLDASFSPVRRVSYAVESARVEQRTDLDKLVLDIETNGVISPEEAVRQSARILMDQISVFAALEGAGDSYEAPVRGTPQIDPVLLRPVDDLELTVRSANCLKAENIYYIGDLIQRTENELLKTPNLGRKSLNEIKEVLAARGLTLGMKLENWPPLGLERP from the coding sequence ATGTCCACTCAAGGTTTCCTGAAGCCGCGCTCCATTGAAGTCGAACCGGTCGGCACGCACCATGCCAAGATCGTGATGGAGCCGTTCGAGCGTGGCTACGGTCACACGCTGGGCAACGCCCTGCGCCGCATCCTGCTGTCTTCGATGACCGGCTACGCGCCGACCGAAGTCCAGATGACGGGCGTGGTGCACGAATACTCGACCATCCCGGGCGTTCGCGAAGATGTCGTCGACATCCTGCTGAACCTGAAGGGCGTGGTCTTCAAGCTGCACAATCGCGACGAAGTGACCCTGGTTCTGCGCAAGACCGGCGCGGGCACCGTGCTGGCCAGCGACATCGAGCTGCCGCACGACGTCGAGATCATCAACCCCGGCCATGCCATCTGCAACCTGACGGACGCAGGCAAGCTGGAAATGCAGATCAAGGTCGAAAAGGGCCGCGGCTACGTGCCGGGCAACGTGCGCGCGCTGTCGGAAGACCGCACCCACACCATCGGCCGCATCGTTCTGGACGCCTCGTTCAGCCCGGTTCGCCGCGTGAGCTACGCCGTTGAAAGCGCCCGCGTGGAACAGCGTACCGATCTGGACAAGCTGGTCCTGGACATCGAAACCAACGGCGTGATCTCGCCCGAGGAAGCGGTGCGCCAGTCGGCTCGCATCCTGATGGACCAGATCTCGGTCTTCGCCGCCCTGGAAGGCGCTGGCGATTCCTACGAAGCCCCGGTCCGCGGCACGCCGCAGATCGATCCGGTGCTGCTGCGCCCGGTCGACGACCTGGAGCTGACCGTGCGTTCGGCCAACTGCCTGAAGGCCGAAAACATCTACTACATCGGCGACCTGATCCAGCGTACCGAAAACGAGCTGCTCAAGACCCCGAACCTGGGTCGCAAGTCGCTCAACGAGATCAAGGAAGTCCTGGCCGCACGCGGCCTGACGCTGGGCATGAAGCTCGAAAACTGGCCCCCCCTGGGCCTGGAGCGTCCCTAA
- the rpsD gene encoding 30S ribosomal protein S4, whose product MARYIGPKCKLSRREGTDLFLKSARRSLDSKCKLDSKPGQHGRTSGARTSDYGLQLREKQKLKRMYGVLEKQFRKYFAEAERRRGNTGETLIQLLESRLDNVVYRMGFGSTRAEARQLVSHRAIELNGHTADIASMLVKAGDVVSVREKAKKQGRIKESLDLATSIGIPQWVEVDTTKLTGTFKSAPDRADVARDINESMVVELYSR is encoded by the coding sequence ATGGCACGTTATATTGGACCCAAATGCAAGCTCTCGCGCCGCGAGGGTACTGACCTGTTCCTGAAGAGCGCCCGCCGCTCGCTGGATTCCAAGTGCAAGCTGGATTCCAAGCCTGGCCAACACGGCCGCACTTCGGGTGCCCGCACTTCCGACTACGGCCTGCAGCTGCGCGAAAAGCAAAAGCTCAAGCGCATGTACGGCGTGCTGGAAAAGCAATTCCGCAAGTACTTCGCTGAAGCCGAGCGCCGCCGTGGCAACACCGGCGAAACGCTGATCCAGCTGCTGGAATCGCGCCTGGACAACGTCGTCTACCGCATGGGCTTCGGCTCGACGCGCGCCGAAGCTCGCCAGCTGGTGAGCCACCGCGCCATCGAACTGAACGGCCACACGGCTGACATCGCTTCGATGCTGGTCAAGGCTGGCGACGTCGTGTCGGTCCGCGAAAAGGCCAAGAAGCAAGGCCGCATCAAGGAATCGCTCGACCTGGCTACCAGCATCGGCATCCCCCAGTGGGTGGAAGTCGACACGACCAAGTTGACCGGTACGTTCAAGTCGGCCCCCGATCGCGCTGACGTCGCTCGCGACATCAACGAATCGATGGTCGTCGAACTGTACTCGCGTTAA
- a CDS encoding SDR family NAD(P)-dependent oxidoreductase has translation MSAAPAGLLQGKLALMTGAGQGNGRALALGLAAAGARVVATDLQAGNAMQTASAIIAAGGLAWSHALDVTDPEACAAIAAQVQLEVGPIDVLVNNAGLLIREGIDSPRAAENWRRVLDVNLNGSFNMIHAFLGALRATRGVIINVGSIASFAGVGATLGYSPSKGGVKMMTQAMARDLAPDGIRVNAIAPGVIETPMTQYTRDDPARLANFMQRIPLGRVGQPEDLVGPAVFLASPMAQYVTGVSLPVDGGYLAV, from the coding sequence ATGAGCGCGGCGCCGGCGGGGCTGCTGCAGGGCAAGCTTGCCCTGATGACGGGAGCGGGGCAGGGCAACGGACGGGCATTGGCGCTGGGCCTGGCGGCCGCGGGCGCGCGCGTGGTGGCGACCGACCTGCAGGCCGGCAACGCCATGCAGACGGCAAGCGCCATCATCGCGGCGGGCGGACTCGCCTGGAGCCACGCGCTTGACGTTACGGACCCCGAGGCCTGCGCGGCGATTGCGGCGCAAGTCCAGCTGGAAGTGGGGCCGATCGATGTGCTCGTCAACAACGCCGGCCTCCTCATCCGTGAAGGCATAGATAGCCCGCGCGCCGCGGAGAACTGGCGTCGCGTGCTGGACGTGAACCTGAACGGCAGCTTCAACATGATCCATGCCTTCCTGGGGGCGCTGCGCGCCACGCGCGGCGTCATCATCAACGTCGGCTCCATCGCGTCGTTTGCCGGGGTGGGCGCCACCTTGGGCTATTCGCCATCCAAGGGCGGGGTGAAGATGATGACGCAGGCCATGGCGCGCGACCTCGCGCCCGACGGCATACGGGTCAACGCGATCGCGCCGGGCGTCATCGAAACGCCGATGACGCAGTACACGCGGGACGATCCCGCGCGCCTCGCGAATTTCATGCAACGCATACCGCTGGGACGGGTGGGACAGCCCGAAGACCTGGTGGGCCCCGCCGTGTTCCTGGCTTCGCCGATGGCGCAGTACGTGACTGGCGTGTCCCTGCCGGTGGATGGCGGCTACCTCGCGGTATAG
- a CDS encoding IclR family transcriptional regulator: protein MATRSSSGKRNADHTPAAPPRRRGIQSIEVGGKILLALLEHSSSLPLGALAKAAGMSGANAHAYLVSYGNLGLVRQDPNSGEYELGPLALQLGLAALHRLDPIKIAIPMTREFAERTGQTIAIAVLGNLGPVIVHLHESNYPIHVNMRTGTVMSLTNTATGKVFAALLPPKKIESLLHEDHLRLGAVPSLGQTEKFERTLREVRQRGVARAVGDPIPGINGLSAPVFDSNGNVVLAITAIGAVGVFDVRWTSPLIGDIKRCADAISAELGWQNRDVRATRQD, encoded by the coding sequence ATGGCCACCAGATCCAGCTCCGGCAAGCGCAATGCCGATCACACTCCCGCCGCGCCGCCGCGCAGGCGCGGCATCCAGTCCATCGAAGTCGGCGGCAAGATCCTGTTGGCGCTGCTGGAACATTCGTCCTCGCTGCCGCTGGGCGCGCTGGCCAAGGCGGCCGGCATGTCGGGCGCCAATGCCCACGCCTATCTCGTCAGCTATGGGAATCTGGGCCTGGTCAGGCAGGACCCGAACAGCGGCGAGTACGAGCTGGGGCCGCTCGCGCTGCAGTTGGGACTGGCGGCGCTGCACCGGCTCGATCCCATCAAGATCGCCATCCCGATGACGCGCGAGTTCGCCGAAAGAACCGGGCAGACCATCGCCATCGCGGTGCTGGGCAACCTGGGGCCGGTCATCGTGCACCTGCACGAATCCAACTACCCCATCCACGTCAACATGCGCACCGGCACGGTCATGTCGCTGACCAACACGGCGACGGGCAAGGTGTTCGCGGCGCTACTGCCGCCGAAGAAGATCGAAAGCCTGCTGCACGAAGACCATCTGCGCCTGGGCGCGGTGCCTTCCTTGGGCCAGACCGAGAAGTTCGAACGCACCCTGCGGGAAGTCCGTCAACGAGGCGTGGCCCGCGCCGTGGGCGATCCCATCCCCGGCATCAATGGCCTGAGCGCACCCGTGTTCGATTCGAACGGCAACGTCGTGCTGGCGATCACCGCAATTGGCGCGGTGGGCGTATTCGACGTGCGTTGGACCAGCCCGCTGATCGGCGACATCAAGCGTTGCGCCGACGCCATCTCGGCGGAGCTGGGCTGGCAGAACCGCGACGTGCGCGCAACGCGCCAGGACTAG
- the rplQ gene encoding 50S ribosomal protein L17, with product MRHGNGLRKLNRTSSHRLAMFRNMAVSLITHEAIKTTLPKAKELRRVIEPLITLGKEPTLANKRLAFARLRDRDAVVKLFAEIGPRYAARNGGYTRVLKMGFRQGDNAPMAFMELVDRPEVDEAAEGSAE from the coding sequence ATGCGTCACGGTAATGGCTTGCGTAAGCTCAACCGCACCAGCAGTCACCGTCTTGCCATGTTCCGCAACATGGCCGTTTCGTTGATCACCCACGAAGCCATCAAGACCACGCTGCCGAAGGCGAAAGAATTGCGCCGCGTCATCGAACCCCTGATCACGCTGGGCAAGGAGCCCACGCTCGCGAACAAGCGTCTGGCTTTTGCCCGTCTGCGCGATCGCGACGCGGTGGTGAAGCTGTTCGCCGAAATCGGCCCGCGCTACGCGGCCCGTAACGGCGGCTACACCCGCGTGCTGAAGATGGGCTTCCGTCAAGGCGACAACGCTCCCATGGCTTTCATGGAACTGGTTGACCGTCCGGAAGTCGATGAAGCCGCTGAGGGCAGCGCCGAATAA